TGACACCGCCCTCCATTGAGAACGAAAGCGCACCACCGCCCGTGGTAGCGCACCTTAGCCTGCGTTTTACCCAGGCCATGGCCTACCGGGTGTATGATGAGTTTGATGTTGAAAATATCGCGGTAGAGCCAAACGGCGATCTCACCGTCACGGTCGATCTGCCGCAGGATAACTGGCTGTATGGGTATCTGCTCTCCTTCGGTGCCGGGGTACGGGTGTTGCAGCCCCGCTGCGTAGCGCGCATGCTGTGCCAGGCTGCGGAGGGCATAAAAAATCTCTATCCGCCGCAATAAGATGACAGGCAGCTGTCATCTTTTGAGGCGTATGCTAAGGTTGTAGCTGGGACAAGCCAGCGCGAAAGGAGAACTGAGTATGCAAGAGAGATATTGCCAGTGCTGCGGCATGCCCCTGGGGCAGGGCGAAGAGATGTTGGGCAACGAGGCCGATGGGCGCAAAAACCAGGATTACTGCAAGTATTGTTATGTGGATGGCAGCTTTACGGCGGATTGCACCATGGATGAGATGATCGAGTTTTGCGTATCGCCCATGGTGGCCTCCAACCCGGGTATGAACGAGGACGCGGCGCGGGAGGCTATGCGAGCCTATTTTCCCAAGCTCAAGCGTTGGCGCAAAGATTAAAAGTAGATGTGCACATAAAAAAAGACATGGCCCTAAATGGGCCATGTCTTTTGTGTTTAAAGCTTGCTGTTTAGCATTTACATCAGCTTGCGGAAGAGGTCTTTTAATTCCTCAACGCTGGTATCCCTGGGGTTACCGGGGCAGCAGGCATCCGCAAAGGCGGATTCGGCCAGGAATTGCAGATCCTCCTCTTTAAGTGCGGGCAGCTTGGCGGGGATGCCTACATCGGCCGAGAGTTTGGCCACAGCCTCTACCGCGGCCTTACGGTATTCCTCCTGGCTCATGCCCTCTACGCCCTGCACGCCCATGGCCTGGGCGATCTGGCGGTACTTCTCTCCCGTGCAGGGCGCATTGTATTCCATTACGATGGGCAGCATCATCGCACAGGCCACGCCGTGGGGCGTATCGTACACCGCGCCCAGGGTATGCGCCATGGAGTGGGCGATGCCCAGCCCCACGTTAGAAAAGCCCATGCCGGCGATATACTGGGCCAGCGCCATCCCATCGCGCCCCTGCTGGGTATTGTCCACCGCGCCGCGCAGGGATTTGGCGATCAGCTCGATGGCCTTGATGTGGAACATGTCGGTCATCTCCCAGGCGGCTTTGGTGATATAGCCCTCGATGGCGTGGGTCAGCGCATCCATCCCGGTGGAAGCGGTCAGCCCTTTGGGCATGGACGCCATCATGTCCGGATCGACGATGGCGACCACCGGCATATCATGGGGGTCCACACAGACGAACTTGCGCTTGCGTTCCACATCGGTTATGACGTAATTAATGGTGACCTCGGCCGCGGTGCCCGCCGTGGTGGGTACCGCGATGATGGGGGCGCAGGGCTTTTTCGTAGGCGCTACGCCCTCCAGGCTGCGCACATCCGCAAACTCAGGATTGGTGGCGATAATGCCGATCGCTTTTGCGGTATCCATGGAGGAGCCGCCGCCAATGGCCACAATATAATCGGCCCCCGCCGCCTTAAAGGCCTCTACGCCGTGGCGCACGTTGTCGATGGTGGGGTTAGCCTTGATATCGGAATAGATTTCATATTGAAGCCCCGCCGCGTCTAACACATCGGTCACCTTTTTGGTAACGCCAAACTGGATCAGGTCCGGATCCGAGCAGACCAGCGCCTTTTTAAAACCCCGTGCCTTTGCCTCGGAAGCGATCTCCCCAATCGCCCCTGCGCCGTGGTAAGATGTTTCGTTGAGCATGATACGGTTTGCCATACAAAATCCTCCTTTAAAACTTTTCTTTTGTCCGGGCAATGCCCCTATGTTTATCATACCCCTATACCCGCCCGGCTACAACCCATAAGGCCTGCCAAAGCACAAAAGGGGTTGACAAACGGCAAAAAAAGCGGTATTCTCCAAACATACCATCGGTATGTATCAGAAAAGGAGGCCTCGCCATGGCGCGCAACAAGTACCCTGAGCAAACCGTGCAGCGGATACTGGAAGTGGCAACGCAGCTTTTTCTGGCCAAGGGATACGAAAACACTTCTATGCAGGATATCGTGCGCGCACTGGGCATGTCAAAAGGGGCAATCTATCATCACTTTAAATCCAAAGAGGAGCTGTTTGAGAAAGTGGTGCTGCATTTCTATTCCCGTGAGGATTGGTTCAGCGCCATCGCCCATGACCCTGCGATGAACGGGCTGCAAAAGCTGCAGGCCCTGTTTCGCCACGAAATGTCGGATGAAGAAAAGCTATCGGTGGATCAGCTGTATTTTACCCAGATCGCGGACCCCCGCGTATTCATGGAACATATGCGGTTAAATATCACCGAAAGCGCGCCGCAAGTGGCGAAGATCATTGAACAGGGCAATCAGGATGGCTCCCTGTCCGTTGCCCAGCCGCTGGAAACCGCCGAGCTGGCCCTTCTGATGGCC
Above is a genomic segment from Luoshenia tenuis containing:
- a CDS encoding zinc ribbon domain-containing protein; the encoded protein is MQERYCQCCGMPLGQGEEMLGNEADGRKNQDYCKYCYVDGSFTADCTMDEMIEFCVSPMVASNPGMNEDAAREAMRAYFPKLKRWRKD
- the fucO gene encoding lactaldehyde reductase, which encodes MANRIMLNETSYHGAGAIGEIASEAKARGFKKALVCSDPDLIQFGVTKKVTDVLDAAGLQYEIYSDIKANPTIDNVRHGVEAFKAAGADYIVAIGGGSSMDTAKAIGIIATNPEFADVRSLEGVAPTKKPCAPIIAVPTTAGTAAEVTINYVITDVERKRKFVCVDPHDMPVVAIVDPDMMASMPKGLTASTGMDALTHAIEGYITKAAWEMTDMFHIKAIELIAKSLRGAVDNTQQGRDGMALAQYIAGMGFSNVGLGIAHSMAHTLGAVYDTPHGVACAMMLPIVMEYNAPCTGEKYRQIAQAMGVQGVEGMSQEEYRKAAVEAVAKLSADVGIPAKLPALKEEDLQFLAESAFADACCPGNPRDTSVEELKDLFRKLM
- a CDS encoding TetR/AcrR family transcriptional regulator, encoding MARNKYPEQTVQRILEVATQLFLAKGYENTSMQDIVRALGMSKGAIYHHFKSKEELFEKVVLHFYSREDWFSAIAHDPAMNGLQKLQALFRHEMSDEEKLSVDQLYFTQIADPRVFMEHMRLNITESAPQVAKIIEQGNQDGSLSVAQPLETAELALLMANVWIGLFADSREKFIHQISLCRTVLEGLGLPLFDDALVAQMQDYYDRTIFWAREAKRGKIADD